A single window of Populus nigra chromosome 17, ddPopNigr1.1, whole genome shotgun sequence DNA harbors:
- the LOC133677486 gene encoding uncharacterized protein LOC133677486 → MATKGSGLKSTSINGVKMYMVSSQQRNPASWVGSKKQRPSRKDKNYQQKIELVQDLTFPTATSRIKVTPDGEFLIASGIYPPQIKVYELREFALKFERHFDSEIIDFQILDDDYSKLAFLCADRSVCLHAKYGKHYTLRIPRMGRDMAYDCWSCDLLCAASSSDLYRINLEKGQFLSPLRTQSPGLNVVCRSKLHGLVACGGDDGAVECFDMRTKSSIGRINAVEHGGDINEEVTALKFDEDGGFTMAVGSSGGKVLLYDLRSSHPMRVKDHMYGSAILDIKWHRTLNSERQKLITTDKHVVRIWDPETGDGMTSIEPTAGTINDICVFSKSGLMFLALDCSQIPSYFIPSLGPAPKWLPSIENLTEEMEEDAQTTIYDNFKFLTKEDLEKLNLTSLIGTNLLRASMHGFFIDYKLYKKAKQYTEPFEYETYREQQTQKKLEEQFVSRITIPKKLPKVNRKLAASVIEKEEEIEQIEADKNETKKASRKKKGLGPEIFEDERFKALFEDKDFEIDENSTEYLALHPMASMKQPSLVAEHFELLTEDEDQSLSDSDNSAASQSSGDEHSNGNRKLKKKPRLYEVKDERHAEAFWNRESLADEDSLPLGERAAALGDNLLTSARNNVKFGPGGSREISFTTRSSATYKEDGEDKDMQREKRRGIQSLGLKSARSGFRGNRRGGSRGRGRRGRH, encoded by the exons ATGGCAACGAAAGGTAGCGGATTGAAATCAACGTCGATAAATGGAGTGAAGATGTACATGGTTTCTTCACAGCAACGTAATCCTGCTTCTTGGGTTGGCTCCAAAAAGCAACGTCCTTCTCGCAAAGATAAaa ATTATCAGCAAAAGATAGAGTTGGTTCAGGATTTAACATTTCCAACCGCTACGAGTAGAATTAAGGTGACCCCAGATGGAGAATTTCTTATTGCATCAG GAATATACCCACCACAAATCAAAGTGTACGAGTTAAGAGAGTTCGCATTGAAGTTTGAAAGACACTTTGATTCTGAGATAATTGATTTTCAG ATATTGGATGATGACTATTCGAAGCTTGCATTTTTATGTGCTGATCGTTCTGTTTGCCTGCATGCGAAATATGGGAAACACTACACTTTGCGAATTCCAAG AATGGGAAGGGATATGGCGTATGATTGTTGGTCTTGTGACTTGCTCTGTGCTGCCTCATCTTCAGATTTATATCGGATTAATTTAGAAAAG GGGCAATTTCTCTCCCCCCTCAGAACACAATCACCAGGTCTAAATGTAGTTTGTCGGAG CAAGCTTCATGGACTTGTTGCTTGTGGTGGTGATGATGGTGCTGTCGAATGTTTTGACATGAGAACAAAATCTTCAATTGGTAGAATTAATGCTGTTGAACATGGTGGTGATATTAACGAG GAGGTCACTGCATTAAAGTTTGATGAAGATGGGGGTTTCACCATGGCTGTTGGAAGCAGTGGTGGAAAG GTGCTGCTCTATGACTTGAGATCCTCACATCCCATGCGAGTCAAGGACCATAT GTATGGCAGTGCAATATTGGACATCAAGTGGCATCGTACTCTTAATTCTGAAAGACAGAAGCTTATTACCACAGATAAACATGTTGTTAGAATATGGGACCCTGAGACG GGAGATGGCATGACAAGCATTGAACCTACTGCTGGAACAATAAATGATATATGTGTTTTCAGTAAAAGCGGCTTAATGTTCCTGGCACTGGACTGCAGCCAGATACCATCTTACTTTATACCTTCTCTGGGACCTGCTCCAAAGTGGTTGCCTAGTATCGAAAATCTAACG gAAGAGATGGAGGAGGATGCGCAAACAACCATATatgataatttcaaatttttgacAAAAGAAGATCTTGAGAAATTGAACTTGACAAGTCTGATTGGCACCAATCTTCTAAGAGCCTCTATGCATGGTTTCtttattgattataaattatataagaag GCAAAACAATACACGGAACCGTTTGAGTATGAAACTTACAGAGAGCAGCAGACGCagaagaaattggaagaacaatttgTGTCTCGGATTACG ATTCCAAAAAAATTGCCGAAGGTTAACCGTAAACTTGCAGCCAGTGtcattgaaaaagaagaagaaattgaacaGATCGAGGCTGATAAAAACGAGACCAAGAAAGcatcaaggaaaaagaaaggacTTGGCCCTGAGATTTTTGAAGATGAGAGATTTAAAGCACTTTTTGAAGATAAG GACTTTGAGATTGATGAGAATTCAACAGAGTATTTGGCTTTACATCCCATGGCTTCCATGAAGCAGCCTTCTTTGGTGGCGGAGCATTTTGAACTTCTGACAGAGGATGAAGATCAGAGTTTGAGTGATTCTGATAACTCGGCTGCATCTCAGTCATCTGGAGATGAACACAGCAATggaaatagaaaattaaaaaagaaaccaag ATTATATGAAGTAAAGGATGAGAGGCATGCCGAGGCATTCTGGAACCGTGAATCTCTTGCAGATGAGGACTCTCTTCCTCTGGGAGAGAGAGCTGCAGCTCTTGGAGATAATCTGCTGACCTCTGCCCGAAATAACGTAAAGTTTGGACCAGGAGGATCTCGTGAAATTTCCTTCACTACACGGAGCTCAGCCACGTACAAAGAGGATGGGGAGGACAAAGACATGCAGCGTGAGAAGAGGAGGGGAATCCAGTCATTAGGGCTGAAGTCAGCCAGATCAGGGTTTAGAGGTAATAGAAGAGGAGGAAGTAGGGGGAGGGGTAGAAGAGGCCGGCACTGA
- the LOC133676688 gene encoding transcription factor ORG2-like yields the protein MLEELSPISLFSTFGWPLEEAISHEQHYSFRDGETPESFTHFPPSQPDVRQLDRSTSFTAHSGSGDPSMVKKLNHNASERDRRKKINSLYSSLRSLLPAADQRKKLSIPYTVSRVLEYIPKLQQQVERLIQRKEELLSKLSRQADDLTHQENQRKGTMYSSLSSVSASRLGDREVVIHISTNKLHRSSLSEILVNLEEAGLLLLNSSSFDESFGGRVFYNLHLQAMEGTYTVECEALNERLVSLCEKRESLFPLNSSSPYSSCIF from the exons ATGTTAGAAGAATTATCTCCCATCAGTTTGTTCTCAACATTTGGATGGCCCTTGGAGGAAGCCATAAGCCATGAACAGCACTACAGCTTTAGAGATGGTGAAACTCCAGAGTCATTCACTCACTTCCCTCCATCTCAGCCAGATGTAAGACAGCTTGATCGCTCCACATCATTCACGGCCCACAGTGGAAGCGGTGACCCTAGCATGGTTAAGAAGCTTAACCACAACGCTAGCGAACGTGACCGTCGCAAGAAGATCAACAGTTTGTATTCTTCACTCCGTTCACTACTTCCTGCAGCCGATCAAAGG AAGAAATTAAGCATACCGTATACAGTTTCACGTGTGCTTGAATACATACCAAAACTTCAACAACAAGTGGAGAGACTGATTCAAAGGAAGGAGGAGCTTCTATCGAAGTTATCTAGGCAAGCTGACGATTTAACtcatcaagaaaatcaaagaaaaggcACCATGTATAGCTCTTTATCATCGGTATCGGCGAGCCGTCTCGGTGACAGGGAAGTTGTCATTCATATCTCAACTAACAAGCTCCATAGAAGTTCATTATCAGAAATCTTGGTTAATTTAGAGGAGGCTGGACTTCTTCTACTAAATTCTTCTTCCTTCGACGAGTCCTTTGGAGGCAGAGTCTTCTATAATTTACACCTTCAG GCCATGGAAGGAACTTACACAGTAGAGTGCGAGGCCTTGAATGAGAGGCTTGTGTCCTTGTGCGAGAAGAGGGAGTCGTTGTTTCCATTAAATTCAAGCTCTCCATATTCTAGCTGTATATTCTAG